In one window of Gossypium hirsutum isolate 1008001.06 chromosome A01, Gossypium_hirsutum_v2.1, whole genome shotgun sequence DNA:
- the LOC107921972 gene encoding ferredoxin-dependent glutamate synthase, chloroplastic isoform X2, with protein sequence MPNIQQIFVRVVKEENVDDIERELYICRKLIERAAASETWGSELYFCSLSNQTIVYKGMLRSEVLGLFYSDLQNDLYKSPFAIYHRRYSTNTSPRWPLAQPMRFLGHNGEINTVQGNLNWMQSRETSLKSPVWRGRENEIRPFGNPKASDSANLDSAAELLIRSGRNPDETLMILVPEAYKNHPTLLAKYPEVVDFYDYYKGQMEAWDGPALLLFSDGKTVGACLDRNGLRPARYWRTIDNVVYVASEVGVLPVDDSKVIMKGRLGPGMMITADLLSGQVYENTEVKKRVAAINAYGKWVSENMRPLKPVNFLSTTLLDSETILRRQQAFGYSSEDVQMIIETMAAQGKEPTFCMGDDIPLAILSQKAHMLYDYFKQRFAQVTNPAIDPLREGLVMSLEVNIGKRGNILEVGPENASQVTLSSPVLNEGELESLLKDPQLKAQVLPTFFDIRKGIEGSLDKTLYKLCEAADEAVRNGSQLLVLSDRADELEATRPAIPILLAVAAVHQHLIQNGLRMSASIVADTAQCFSTHQFACLIGYGASAVCPYLALETCRQWRLSSKTVNLMRNGKMPTVTIEQAQTNFCKAIKAGLLKILSKMGISLLSSYCGAQIFEIYGLGKEIVDLAFSGSVSKIGGLTFDELARETLSFWVKAFSEDTAKRLENFGFIQFRSGGEYHANNPEMSKLLHKAVREKSEIAFSIYQQHLASRPVNVLRDLLEFKSNRAPIPVGKVEPALSIVQRFCTGGMSLGAISRETHEAIAIAMNRLGGKSNSGEGGEDPIRWRPLTDVVDGYSPTLPHLKGLQNGDTATSAIKQVASGRFGVTPTFLANADQLEIKIAQGAKPGEGGQLPGKKVSAYIAKLRNSKPGVPLISPPPHHDIYSIEDLAQLIFDLHQVNPKAKVSVKLVAEAGIGTVASGVAKANADIIQISGHDGGTGASPISSIKHAGGPWELGLTETHQTLIENGLRERVILRVDGGFRSGVDVLMAAAMGADEYGFGSLAMIATGCVMARICHTNNCPVGVASQREELRARFPGVPGDLVNFFLYVAEEVRGMLAQLGYEKLDDIIGRTDLLKPRDISLVKTQHLDLNYILSNVGLPKWSSTAIRTQEVHSNGSVLDAILLSDPEVSHAIENEKEVHKTIKIYNVDRAVCGRIAGVIAKRYGDTGFAGQINITFTGSAGQSFACFLTPGMNIRLIGEANDYVGKGMAGGELVVTPVENPGFCPEDATIVGNTCLYGATGGQIFVRGKAGERFAVRNSLAQAVVEGTGDHCCEYMTGGCVVVLGKVGRNVAAGMTGGLAYMLDEDDTLIPKVNKEIVKIQRVTAPVGQMQLKSLIEAHVEKTGSAKGSMILLEWDKYLPLFWQLVPPSEEDTPEACAEYQSTASEKVTLQSA encoded by the exons ATGCCCAACATACAGCAGATATTTGTTAGAGTTGTCAAGGAAGAGAATGTTGATGACATTGAACGGGAACTATATATCTGCCGGAAATTGATTGAAAGAGCAGCAGCCTCAGAGACTTGGGGAAGTGAGCTTTATTTCTGTTCTTTGTCCAATCAAACCATTGTTTACAAGGGCATGCTTCGTTCAGAAGTTCTTGGGTTATTTTATTCTGACCTTCAGAATGATCTTTATAAGTCTCCATTTGCCATTTATCACCGAAGGTATAGCACAAATACTAGTCCTAGATGGCCTCTTGCTCAACCAATGAGGTTTCTTGGTCATAATGGAGAGATCAATACTGTACAG GGGAACTTGAATTGGATGCAGTCTCGTGAAACCTCATTGAAGTCCCCTGTTTGGCGTGGTAGGGAAAATGAAATTCGCCCTTTTGGTAACCCAAAGGCATCTGACTCGGCAAATCTTGATAGTGCAGCTGAA TTACTGATACGAAGTGGCCGTAATCCTGATGAAACTCTCATGATTCTTGTCCCAGAGGCATACAAGAATCATCCAACATTGTTAGCTAAGTATCCTGAG GTTGTAGACTTCTATGACTATTACAAGGGTCAGATGGAAGCTTGGGATGGACCTGCCTTACTTCTATTTAG TGATGGCAAAACTGTCGGGGCATGTCTTGATCGGAATGGACTTCGCCCTGCTAGGTATTGGAGGACAATTGACAATGTCGTATATGTTGCATCTGAG GTTGGTGTTCTACCGGTGGATGATTCAAAAGTTATTATGAAGGGCCGTTTAGGTCCCGGAATGATGATAACTGCTGATTTATTAAGTGGTCAG GTATACGAGAATACTGAGGTCAAGAAGCGAGTTGCTGCAATAAATGCGTATGGAAAATGGGTTAGTGAAAACATGAGACCCTTGAAACCAGTAAATTTTCTCTCCACAACACTTTTGGACAGTGAAACGATCTTAAGACGCCAACA GGCTTTTGGTTATTCAAGTGAGGATGTTCAAATGATTATTGAGACTATGGCTGCACAAGGAAAGGAGCCAACATTTTGCATGGGTGATGACATTCCATTGGCTATATTGTCTCAAAAGGCACACATGCTTTATGATTATTTCAAGCAGCGTTTTGCACAG GTCACAAATCCGGCCATTGACCCTCTTCGGGAAGGATTAGTTATGTCTCTTGAAGTCAATATTGGAAAACGAGGAAATATATTGGAAGTTGGACCTGAAAATGCTTCTCAG GTCACCTTGTCTAGTCCTGTACTGAATGAAGGGGAGCTTGAGTCATTGCTTAAGGATCCCCAGCTAAAGGCCCAAGTCTTGCCTACATTTTTTGATATACGTAAAGGGATTGAAGGATCATTGGACAAGACACTTTACAAACTATGCGAAGCTGCTGATGAAGCTGTTCGTAATGGTTCCCAACTGCTTGTGCTCTCTGACCGTGCTGATGAGTTG GAAGCAACTCGGCCTGCAATTCCAATACTTCTAGCTGTTGCTGCTGTTCATCAACATCTTATTCAAAATGGTCTAAGGATGTCAGCTTCCATAGTTGCTGATACTGCTCAGTGCTTTAGTACGCATCAATTTGCCTGTTTAATTGGATACGGGGCAAG TGCTGTATGTCCGTACTTGGCATTGGAAACTTGTCGGCAGTGGCGTTTGAGTTCTAAAACTGTGAATTTGATGCGGAATGGAAAAATGCCTACTGTGACAATCGAGCAAGCGCAAACAAACTTTTGCAAG GCAATCAAAGCTGGTCTCCTCAAAATTCTTTCTAAGATGGGCATCTCATTACTTTCAAG TTATTGTGGTGCGCAAATATTTGAGATTTATGGATTGGGGAAGGAAATAGTGGATCTTGCATTTTCTGGGAGTGTGTCAAAGATTGGTGGATTAACTTTTGATGAG TTAGCGAGGGAGACATTGTCTTTTTGGGTGAAGGCTTTCTCTGAAGATACAGCTAAAAGATTGGAAAATTTTGGATTTATACAATTCAGATCTGGAG GGGAGTATCATGCAAACAACCCTGAGATGTCAAAACTACTTCATAAAGCTGTCCGTGAGAAGAGTGAAATTGCATTTTCAATTTATCAGCAGCACTTGGCCAGTCGTCCAGTCAAT GTTCTCCGTGATCTTCTTGAATTCAAAAGTAATCGTGCACCAATTCCTGTTGGGAAAGTTGAACCCGCCTTATCCATTGTTCAAAGATTTTGCACTGGTGGAATGTCACTTGGAGCTATTTCAAGGGAAACTCATGAGGCAATAGCCATTGCTATGAACAGATTGGGTGGAAAGTCTAATTCAGGAGAAGGTGGTGAG GATCCAATTCGCTGGAGGCCACTTACTGATGTTGTTGATGGGTATTCTCCCACACTGCCACATCTCAAAGGTCTTCAAAATGGTGATACTGCTACGAGTGCCATTAAACAG GTTGCTTCTGGTCGATTTGGTGTTACTCCAACATTCTTGGCCAATGCTGAtcaattggaaatcaaaattgcACAAGGTGCAAAGCCAGGTGAAGGAGGTCAGTTGCCAGGAAAAAAAGTTAGTGCATATATTGCAAAGTTAAGAAATTCTAAACCAGGTGTTCCACTTATATCTCCACCTCCGCACCATGACATTTATTCTATTGAAGATCTTGCACAATTGATCTTTGACCTACATCAG GTCAACCCTAAGGCTAAGGTATCTGTAAAGCTAGTGGCAGAAGCTGGAATCGGAACAGTTGCTTCTGGTGTTGCAAAGGCTAATGCTGATATCATACAG ATATCTGGTCATGATGGTGGTACTGGAGCTAGTCCCATAAGTTCCATTAAACATGCTGGTGGTCCTTGGGAGCTTGGACTTACTGAGACCCACCAG ACTCTCATTGAAAATGGACTAAGAGAAAGGGTAATTCTTAGAGTCGATGGTGGTTTCAGAAGCGGAGTTGATGTTCTAATGGCTGCAGCGATGGGTGCTGATGAGTATGGCTTTGGCTCTTTGGCAATGATTGCCACTGGGTGTGTTATGGCTCGCATTTGTCACACAAACAATTGCCCAGTTGGTGTTGCCAGTCAG CGAGAAGAACTTCGTGCAAGATTTCCTGGCGTGCCTGGTGACCTTGTCAATTTCTTTTTATATGTTGCAGAGGAG gTGCGTGGCATGTTAGCACAACTGGGTTATGAAAAGTTGGATGATATAATTGGACGAACAGATTTGCTAAAACCACGAGATATCTCACTAGTGAAAACGCAGCATCTTGATCTGAATTATATCTTGTCG AATGTTGGATTACCAAAATGGAGCAGTACTGCCATCAGGACTCAAGAAGTTCACTCAAATGGTTCTGTTCTGGATGCTATTTTACTTTCTGATCCTGAG GTATCTCATGCAATTGAAAATGAGAAAGAGGTACATAAGACTATAAAGATATACAATGTGGACCGAGCTGTTTGTGGTCGTATAGCAGGTGTGATTGCAAAAAGATATGGTGACACTGGGTTTGCTGGGCAGATTAATATAAC ATTTACTGGTAGTGCTGGGCAGTCATTTGCATGCTTCCTGACTCCTGGAATGAATATTCGACTTATTGGAGAAGCTAATGATTATGTGGGAAAG GGTATGGCTGGAGGTGAGTTGGTAGTAACCCCTGTAGAGAATCCTGGGTTTTGCCCTGAGGATGCAACTATTGTAGGAAATACATGTTTGTATGGAGCAACAGGTGGACAAATCTTTGTTAGAGGGAAGGCTGGAGAGCGCTTTGCTGTGAGAAACTCACTTGCCCAAGCAGTGGTTGAAGGCACTGGTGACCATTGCTGCGAGTACATGACTGGTGGTTGTGTGGTTGTACTTGGAAA AGTGGGGAGAAATGTTGCTGCTGGAATGACTGGAGGTTTAGCATACATGCTTGATGAGGATGATACTCTAATACCCAAG
- the LOC107921972 gene encoding ferredoxin-dependent glutamate synthase, chloroplastic isoform X1, with product MANLHSLSPVLHPTYRFSSDNGLLLVDFVGLYCKSKPTTRRRLPLSLNTQTMRRFSTSAANNSVRAVLDHLPTTTTTTTTTTTTTTSVYSASDHRSSAPQSKVANLEDIISERGACGVGFIANLENKASHGIVQDALTALGCMEHRGGCGADNDSGDGSGLMTSIPWDLFDSWAANQGMATFDKMHTGAGMVFLPKEDSHIEEAKKVIVNTFRQEGLEVLGWRSVPVNTSVVGFYAKETMPNIQQIFVRVVKEENVDDIERELYICRKLIERAAASETWGSELYFCSLSNQTIVYKGMLRSEVLGLFYSDLQNDLYKSPFAIYHRRYSTNTSPRWPLAQPMRFLGHNGEINTVQGNLNWMQSRETSLKSPVWRGRENEIRPFGNPKASDSANLDSAAELLIRSGRNPDETLMILVPEAYKNHPTLLAKYPEVVDFYDYYKGQMEAWDGPALLLFSDGKTVGACLDRNGLRPARYWRTIDNVVYVASEVGVLPVDDSKVIMKGRLGPGMMITADLLSGQVYENTEVKKRVAAINAYGKWVSENMRPLKPVNFLSTTLLDSETILRRQQAFGYSSEDVQMIIETMAAQGKEPTFCMGDDIPLAILSQKAHMLYDYFKQRFAQVTNPAIDPLREGLVMSLEVNIGKRGNILEVGPENASQVTLSSPVLNEGELESLLKDPQLKAQVLPTFFDIRKGIEGSLDKTLYKLCEAADEAVRNGSQLLVLSDRADELEATRPAIPILLAVAAVHQHLIQNGLRMSASIVADTAQCFSTHQFACLIGYGASAVCPYLALETCRQWRLSSKTVNLMRNGKMPTVTIEQAQTNFCKAIKAGLLKILSKMGISLLSSYCGAQIFEIYGLGKEIVDLAFSGSVSKIGGLTFDELARETLSFWVKAFSEDTAKRLENFGFIQFRSGGEYHANNPEMSKLLHKAVREKSEIAFSIYQQHLASRPVNVLRDLLEFKSNRAPIPVGKVEPALSIVQRFCTGGMSLGAISRETHEAIAIAMNRLGGKSNSGEGGEDPIRWRPLTDVVDGYSPTLPHLKGLQNGDTATSAIKQVASGRFGVTPTFLANADQLEIKIAQGAKPGEGGQLPGKKVSAYIAKLRNSKPGVPLISPPPHHDIYSIEDLAQLIFDLHQVNPKAKVSVKLVAEAGIGTVASGVAKANADIIQISGHDGGTGASPISSIKHAGGPWELGLTETHQTLIENGLRERVILRVDGGFRSGVDVLMAAAMGADEYGFGSLAMIATGCVMARICHTNNCPVGVASQREELRARFPGVPGDLVNFFLYVAEEVRGMLAQLGYEKLDDIIGRTDLLKPRDISLVKTQHLDLNYILSNVGLPKWSSTAIRTQEVHSNGSVLDAILLSDPEVSHAIENEKEVHKTIKIYNVDRAVCGRIAGVIAKRYGDTGFAGQINITFTGSAGQSFACFLTPGMNIRLIGEANDYVGKGMAGGELVVTPVENPGFCPEDATIVGNTCLYGATGGQIFVRGKAGERFAVRNSLAQAVVEGTGDHCCEYMTGGCVVVLGKVGRNVAAGMTGGLAYMLDEDDTLIPKVNKEIVKIQRVTAPVGQMQLKSLIEAHVEKTGSAKGSMILLEWDKYLPLFWQLVPPSEEDTPEACAEYQSTASEKVTLQSA from the exons ATGGCTAACCTTCATTCTCTATCTCCCGTTCTTCACCCTACTTACCGCTTTTCGTCTGACAATGGATTGCTGCTGGTCGACTTCGTCGGTTTGTACTGTAAATCCAAACCTACTACCAGGCGGAGGCTTCCCCTCTCCCTCAATACTCAGACTATGCGCCGCTTTTCAACCTCCGCCGCCAATAATTCTGTTAGGGCCGTTCTTGATCATCTTCcaactactactactactactactactactactactactactacttcCGTTTATTCTGCGTCTGATCATCGATCATCCGCTCCTCAATCTAAG GTTGCAAATTTAGAGGATATAATATCAGAAAGAGGTGCTTGTGGAGTTGGATTCATTGCCAATTTGGAAAATAAAGCATCGCATGGAATTGTTCAGGATGCCCTTACAGCTCTTGGTTGCATGGAGCATCGTGGGGGTTGTGGAGCAGATAATGATTCTGGTGATGGTTCAGGATTGATGACCTCAATCCCTTGGGATCTGTTTGACAGCTGGGCTGCAAATCAAGGGATGGCAACCTTTGATAAGATGCACACAGGTGCTGGGATGGTTTTTCTTCCCAAAGAAGATAGCCATATAGAAGAAGCCAAAAAAG ttattgTAAATACTTTTAGACAAGAGGGTCTTGAGGTGCTTGGATGGAGGTCTGTTCCTGTAAATACATCAGTGGTTGGCTTTTATGCAAAAGAAACCATGCCCAACATACAGCAGATATTTGTTAGAGTTGTCAAGGAAGAGAATGTTGATGACATTGAACGGGAACTATATATCTGCCGGAAATTGATTGAAAGAGCAGCAGCCTCAGAGACTTGGGGAAGTGAGCTTTATTTCTGTTCTTTGTCCAATCAAACCATTGTTTACAAGGGCATGCTTCGTTCAGAAGTTCTTGGGTTATTTTATTCTGACCTTCAGAATGATCTTTATAAGTCTCCATTTGCCATTTATCACCGAAGGTATAGCACAAATACTAGTCCTAGATGGCCTCTTGCTCAACCAATGAGGTTTCTTGGTCATAATGGAGAGATCAATACTGTACAG GGGAACTTGAATTGGATGCAGTCTCGTGAAACCTCATTGAAGTCCCCTGTTTGGCGTGGTAGGGAAAATGAAATTCGCCCTTTTGGTAACCCAAAGGCATCTGACTCGGCAAATCTTGATAGTGCAGCTGAA TTACTGATACGAAGTGGCCGTAATCCTGATGAAACTCTCATGATTCTTGTCCCAGAGGCATACAAGAATCATCCAACATTGTTAGCTAAGTATCCTGAG GTTGTAGACTTCTATGACTATTACAAGGGTCAGATGGAAGCTTGGGATGGACCTGCCTTACTTCTATTTAG TGATGGCAAAACTGTCGGGGCATGTCTTGATCGGAATGGACTTCGCCCTGCTAGGTATTGGAGGACAATTGACAATGTCGTATATGTTGCATCTGAG GTTGGTGTTCTACCGGTGGATGATTCAAAAGTTATTATGAAGGGCCGTTTAGGTCCCGGAATGATGATAACTGCTGATTTATTAAGTGGTCAG GTATACGAGAATACTGAGGTCAAGAAGCGAGTTGCTGCAATAAATGCGTATGGAAAATGGGTTAGTGAAAACATGAGACCCTTGAAACCAGTAAATTTTCTCTCCACAACACTTTTGGACAGTGAAACGATCTTAAGACGCCAACA GGCTTTTGGTTATTCAAGTGAGGATGTTCAAATGATTATTGAGACTATGGCTGCACAAGGAAAGGAGCCAACATTTTGCATGGGTGATGACATTCCATTGGCTATATTGTCTCAAAAGGCACACATGCTTTATGATTATTTCAAGCAGCGTTTTGCACAG GTCACAAATCCGGCCATTGACCCTCTTCGGGAAGGATTAGTTATGTCTCTTGAAGTCAATATTGGAAAACGAGGAAATATATTGGAAGTTGGACCTGAAAATGCTTCTCAG GTCACCTTGTCTAGTCCTGTACTGAATGAAGGGGAGCTTGAGTCATTGCTTAAGGATCCCCAGCTAAAGGCCCAAGTCTTGCCTACATTTTTTGATATACGTAAAGGGATTGAAGGATCATTGGACAAGACACTTTACAAACTATGCGAAGCTGCTGATGAAGCTGTTCGTAATGGTTCCCAACTGCTTGTGCTCTCTGACCGTGCTGATGAGTTG GAAGCAACTCGGCCTGCAATTCCAATACTTCTAGCTGTTGCTGCTGTTCATCAACATCTTATTCAAAATGGTCTAAGGATGTCAGCTTCCATAGTTGCTGATACTGCTCAGTGCTTTAGTACGCATCAATTTGCCTGTTTAATTGGATACGGGGCAAG TGCTGTATGTCCGTACTTGGCATTGGAAACTTGTCGGCAGTGGCGTTTGAGTTCTAAAACTGTGAATTTGATGCGGAATGGAAAAATGCCTACTGTGACAATCGAGCAAGCGCAAACAAACTTTTGCAAG GCAATCAAAGCTGGTCTCCTCAAAATTCTTTCTAAGATGGGCATCTCATTACTTTCAAG TTATTGTGGTGCGCAAATATTTGAGATTTATGGATTGGGGAAGGAAATAGTGGATCTTGCATTTTCTGGGAGTGTGTCAAAGATTGGTGGATTAACTTTTGATGAG TTAGCGAGGGAGACATTGTCTTTTTGGGTGAAGGCTTTCTCTGAAGATACAGCTAAAAGATTGGAAAATTTTGGATTTATACAATTCAGATCTGGAG GGGAGTATCATGCAAACAACCCTGAGATGTCAAAACTACTTCATAAAGCTGTCCGTGAGAAGAGTGAAATTGCATTTTCAATTTATCAGCAGCACTTGGCCAGTCGTCCAGTCAAT GTTCTCCGTGATCTTCTTGAATTCAAAAGTAATCGTGCACCAATTCCTGTTGGGAAAGTTGAACCCGCCTTATCCATTGTTCAAAGATTTTGCACTGGTGGAATGTCACTTGGAGCTATTTCAAGGGAAACTCATGAGGCAATAGCCATTGCTATGAACAGATTGGGTGGAAAGTCTAATTCAGGAGAAGGTGGTGAG GATCCAATTCGCTGGAGGCCACTTACTGATGTTGTTGATGGGTATTCTCCCACACTGCCACATCTCAAAGGTCTTCAAAATGGTGATACTGCTACGAGTGCCATTAAACAG GTTGCTTCTGGTCGATTTGGTGTTACTCCAACATTCTTGGCCAATGCTGAtcaattggaaatcaaaattgcACAAGGTGCAAAGCCAGGTGAAGGAGGTCAGTTGCCAGGAAAAAAAGTTAGTGCATATATTGCAAAGTTAAGAAATTCTAAACCAGGTGTTCCACTTATATCTCCACCTCCGCACCATGACATTTATTCTATTGAAGATCTTGCACAATTGATCTTTGACCTACATCAG GTCAACCCTAAGGCTAAGGTATCTGTAAAGCTAGTGGCAGAAGCTGGAATCGGAACAGTTGCTTCTGGTGTTGCAAAGGCTAATGCTGATATCATACAG ATATCTGGTCATGATGGTGGTACTGGAGCTAGTCCCATAAGTTCCATTAAACATGCTGGTGGTCCTTGGGAGCTTGGACTTACTGAGACCCACCAG ACTCTCATTGAAAATGGACTAAGAGAAAGGGTAATTCTTAGAGTCGATGGTGGTTTCAGAAGCGGAGTTGATGTTCTAATGGCTGCAGCGATGGGTGCTGATGAGTATGGCTTTGGCTCTTTGGCAATGATTGCCACTGGGTGTGTTATGGCTCGCATTTGTCACACAAACAATTGCCCAGTTGGTGTTGCCAGTCAG CGAGAAGAACTTCGTGCAAGATTTCCTGGCGTGCCTGGTGACCTTGTCAATTTCTTTTTATATGTTGCAGAGGAG gTGCGTGGCATGTTAGCACAACTGGGTTATGAAAAGTTGGATGATATAATTGGACGAACAGATTTGCTAAAACCACGAGATATCTCACTAGTGAAAACGCAGCATCTTGATCTGAATTATATCTTGTCG AATGTTGGATTACCAAAATGGAGCAGTACTGCCATCAGGACTCAAGAAGTTCACTCAAATGGTTCTGTTCTGGATGCTATTTTACTTTCTGATCCTGAG GTATCTCATGCAATTGAAAATGAGAAAGAGGTACATAAGACTATAAAGATATACAATGTGGACCGAGCTGTTTGTGGTCGTATAGCAGGTGTGATTGCAAAAAGATATGGTGACACTGGGTTTGCTGGGCAGATTAATATAAC ATTTACTGGTAGTGCTGGGCAGTCATTTGCATGCTTCCTGACTCCTGGAATGAATATTCGACTTATTGGAGAAGCTAATGATTATGTGGGAAAG GGTATGGCTGGAGGTGAGTTGGTAGTAACCCCTGTAGAGAATCCTGGGTTTTGCCCTGAGGATGCAACTATTGTAGGAAATACATGTTTGTATGGAGCAACAGGTGGACAAATCTTTGTTAGAGGGAAGGCTGGAGAGCGCTTTGCTGTGAGAAACTCACTTGCCCAAGCAGTGGTTGAAGGCACTGGTGACCATTGCTGCGAGTACATGACTGGTGGTTGTGTGGTTGTACTTGGAAA AGTGGGGAGAAATGTTGCTGCTGGAATGACTGGAGGTTTAGCATACATGCTTGATGAGGATGATACTCTAATACCCAAG